CTACGCGCTGGCTGAGCTGTGCTATATGACCTACCACCTCGACTGGACCGTTTTTCTCTTCGCTCACACCATCTCCGAGGTGCTGGATCTGGTTGGATTTGGCCTGATCTTCGTGGGTGCTCCGCAGCACATCCTCAGCACGCGGCGCGCGACGGCTGTCAGGGCCTGACATGAAACCTTCGCGAACACGTGGGTTGATCCTGGGATTGGCGCTGGTCCTCGGTCTGACAGGCTGCGCCTCGGCGGCACAGACGGCGAACGCGCCGATCGAGCGCGCAGAGGTGCTGATGCCGCCGAGCTATCGATTCGACCCCGTGGCGATCCAGGTGCCGGTTGGGACCACCGTGACCTGGCGCAATACCGACAACTTTTCGCACGCGGTGAGCGTCGCTGGTGGGACCGTTCCCATACTAGATCTGCGTCCAGGTCAATCCGGGACCATCACATTCGATCAGCCCGGCACGTATGCCTACGTGTGTACCTACCATGCGCAGGATATGCAGGGTACGGTCAGCGTGGTCGAACGCTGATCTGCCCACTTCTGGGCGGGACGACTCCCAGCGTTGTGGGTCGTTCCGTCCGCCTTGGAGGAACTGATGGTACACGTTCCCTATCTGATTCTCGGCGGCGGCATGACGGCGGCAGCGGCGGTCCAGGGTATTCGCGCCGTTGATCCCGATATGCCGCTTGGTATCATCAGCGCCGAGCAGGTGCGTCCCTAGCAACGTCCACTCCTCAGCAAAGGACTCTGGCAGGGCAAACCGATCGAATCGGTCTGGATGGATCTTGACGATCACGGGATCGAGTGGATGCTCGGCTGCCGGGTGCAGGCGCTGGATGCCAGGCAGAAACGAGTGATCGACGATCAGGGGCAGGTGACCACGTTTGACAAGCTCCTGCTGGCGACCGGCAGCACGCCCCGCCGCTTTGACTGGGGTGGCGATCGGGTGATCTATTTCCGTACCCTCGACGATTACCGCAGTCTGCGCGCGCACCGAGCAGGGCAAGCGGTTTGCCGTCATCGGTGGCGGCTTTATCGGCTCGGAGATCGCCGCCGCGCTCGCGACCAACGACAAGGACGTTGTGATGCTGTTCCCGGACGCCGGGATCGGCGAGCGGATCTTTGGGCGCGGCCTAGCGCTGTTCCTCAACGACTATTA
This genomic interval from Herpetosiphonaceae bacterium contains the following:
- a CDS encoding plastocyanin/azurin family copper-binding protein, yielding MKPSRTRGLILGLALVLGLTGCASAAQTANAPIERAEVLMPPSYRFDPVAIQVPVGTTVTWRNTDNFSHAVSVAGGTVPILDLRPGQSGTITFDQPGTYAYVCTYHAQDMQGTVSVVER